TGCTTGACAACCCGGAGCTTCCCGAGCACTTGTTGATTTTGGGTGGGAGCTATATTGGGCTGGAGTTTGGTCAAATTTTCCGCCGCCTAGGTAGCAAGGTCACAATCATTGAATCAAACCCGAAGGTATTATCCCGCGAAGACGACGACGTGTGCGATGCCATGCAACAGCTGCTCGCCGATGAAGGCGTGGAGTTCGTGCTAGGTGTCGAGGCCCGCCGCGTGTCGCAGAACGCGGAAGGCGTGCTGACGCTGACCGTCGACACCGAGGAGGGTGAGCGGCGCCTACGAGGCACGCACCTGCTCGTCGCTACGGGTCGCGAGCCCAACACTAACAAGCTAGGTCTAGATAAAGCCGGGGTGGAACTCGATGAGGATGGCTATATCAAAGTCAATGATGATCTGCTCACCAATGTACCCGGCGTGTATGCCCTTGGCGATGTGCACGGGGGGCCTCAATTCACGCATATCAGCTACGACGATTACCGCGTGGTGCGCGATGCTATTCTGCACGATAAGCCTCGCTCAGCTAAAAAGCGTCCGCTTCCCTACGTGGTGTTTACGCAACCTCAGCTTGGTCGCGTCGGCTTGTCGGAGAAGCAAGCCCAGGAAGACAAGATCCCCTACCGAGTGGCTTCTTTACCCGTCTCGACCATTGGCCGCGCCCGTGAAACGGGGCATACCGCTGGCTTTATCAAAGTGTTGGTCGACGAGGACAACCACATTCTCGGTACGGCTGTCTTAAGTGAGCAAGGCGGCGAAATCATGACGATGCTTCAGCTAGCAATGACCGGTAATCTTACGTGCAATGTGCTGCAAGGAATGGTAATCGCCCACCCGACCTGGGCTGAGGCGTTGAACAACTTGTTTACCAAACTAGTGCAGCCCGAGGAGGCGTAACAGCTAGCCTCTTGTAGTTATTGCTCCGCTTAAGGCTGCTCGAACTCGGGCAGCCTTCCTTTTTATGACTGTATATAGAATAAATTTAATAATATCTGTATATGAATTTGTATTTAAACTTTTCTTTTACAAAATTTGACATACCGTAGAATACAGACAAAAAATCATAAACATAATTCAATACTTGCCGCATGAGAAAAGCTCTACTTTTCGCTAATCTGCTTCTTTCATTCGGTGCTTTTAGCCAGAGTGCTCCTACTCCCGCCCCCAAGGCACCCCAGGATGCGAATGGTTTTCCCTCGGGCAACGTTGCCACCCACAGCCAGACTACCTCA
This Hymenobacter sp. GOD-10R DNA region includes the following protein-coding sequences:
- a CDS encoding mercuric reductase, which gives rise to MPTSYDVLIIGSGQAGNPLAVSFAKAGRKVVLVEEKFFGGSCINYGCTPTKALLASAERAHQVRTAEAYGIGAEEPKVDFAAVMARKNHIVEEMREGTVKNLTEEQPNITVLHGHAEFTGPHSLRVTLDDAKTQEIEAELIFINTGTHAAAPNIEGLLDVPYLTPTQMLDNPELPEHLLILGGSYIGLEFGQIFRRLGSKVTIIESNPKVLSREDDDVCDAMQQLLADEGVEFVLGVEARRVSQNAEGVLTLTVDTEEGERRLRGTHLLVATGREPNTNKLGLDKAGVELDEDGYIKVNDDLLTNVPGVYALGDVHGGPQFTHISYDDYRVVRDAILHDKPRSAKKRPLPYVVFTQPQLGRVGLSEKQAQEDKIPYRVASLPVSTIGRARETGHTAGFIKVLVDEDNHILGTAVLSEQGGEIMTMLQLAMTGNLTCNVLQGMVIAHPTWAEALNNLFTKLVQPEEA